A window of Paenibacillus polygoni contains these coding sequences:
- a CDS encoding ArsR/SmtB family transcription factor has translation MSYDITFRFKPVYEFMNSLHTFICRKSHKKIELSPKWVKETQAMLTTEYSSILHEWQMDEEWKYAYLLLEQQDIYTAEDYITFLENTSDKDLLGHFVTLCKDWNYKIPDFEMKRFKERYRELFYEWNEQYFKQMSSEVCKALQAENAVRLAEKEYKSVESLVDETTRGLVFNKTEGFVRIVLIPQYHFQPLHIFWHYGNTIVCHYAAPVYLGDDTVIPPHDLRVLRSLGEKNRLKILKYLHQGPRSFIEIVRHLQLSKGITHDHISKLRSSGLLYAHFDGENLIEYSIRSHALRQVEHSLLNYIEG, from the coding sequence ATGAGTTATGATATTACCTTTCGGTTTAAACCCGTATATGAATTTATGAACAGTCTTCATACTTTTATTTGCCGTAAATCACATAAAAAGATTGAACTTTCACCGAAGTGGGTCAAAGAGACTCAAGCTATGCTGACTACTGAGTATAGTTCAATACTCCACGAATGGCAGATGGATGAAGAGTGGAAGTACGCTTATCTATTGTTAGAACAACAAGATATATACACTGCTGAAGATTACATAACCTTTTTAGAAAATACATCAGACAAAGATCTGCTGGGCCATTTCGTTACTCTTTGCAAAGATTGGAATTATAAGATTCCTGATTTTGAAATGAAGAGGTTTAAAGAGAGGTATAGGGAACTATTTTACGAATGGAATGAACAATATTTCAAACAGATGAGTTCTGAGGTGTGTAAAGCCCTTCAAGCAGAAAATGCAGTTCGACTTGCTGAAAAAGAATATAAATCGGTGGAATCACTAGTCGATGAAACGACACGAGGGCTCGTGTTTAACAAAACGGAGGGGTTTGTTCGGATCGTGCTTATTCCACAGTACCATTTTCAGCCGCTGCATATATTTTGGCATTATGGAAATACGATTGTCTGCCACTATGCAGCACCTGTTTACCTTGGGGATGATACCGTTATTCCTCCGCATGATTTGCGAGTGCTTCGCAGCTTAGGAGAGAAAAACCGTCTGAAAATACTTAAGTATCTGCACCAAGGACCACGATCCTTTATTGAAATTGTCAGGCATTTACAGCTTTCAAAAGGGATTACGCATGATCATATTTCCAAACTGCGCAGCAGTGGACTCCTATATGCTCATTTTGATGGAGAGAATCTGATCGAATACAGCATCAGATCGCATGCGCTGCGTCAAGTGGAACATTCTTTACTAAATTACATAGAAGGTTAA
- a CDS encoding hemolysin family protein, whose product MADPLPAIELFMMTTVLSLISAIFGFFQNQLSFLAKDSEPRGPINNTVSSAFDKAGQHLRAHVRIYIYLCRAGLILPPMAAGIMAAGSIPRIITAVFVVLLVTEYLVFGRIISRLWIRRSEKKLSSPVNISSLDHKESTLLNQNLLEFSTRTAREIMIPRTEMICLNTEWSVHENLKLASIEMRTRYPVCHGDKDHIIGFVHIKDLFMSGMEDYIRAIRPVLSIPESTSIDLLLKQMKESKTQISIVIDEYGGTSGLVTLEDIVEEIVGEIQDEFDNERPLVEYLGDGVYSIDGLMLIEDVNQHFELCLDDNQYDTIGGWLFSELRSSAPQKGEYIIKAGFKYVIEEIEHLRISRILLSPQQAASEQTGT is encoded by the coding sequence TTGGCTGATCCTTTACCGGCTATCGAGCTATTCATGATGACGACAGTTCTTTCGTTAATTAGTGCCATTTTTGGTTTTTTTCAGAATCAGTTAAGTTTTCTTGCTAAAGACTCAGAACCGCGGGGACCCATCAATAATACGGTTTCGTCTGCATTTGACAAGGCTGGACAGCATCTGCGAGCTCATGTGCGAATCTATATTTATTTATGCAGAGCAGGATTAATATTACCGCCAATGGCAGCCGGAATAATGGCTGCAGGAAGTATACCGCGCATCATTACAGCTGTTTTTGTGGTTCTTTTAGTGACTGAGTATCTGGTTTTCGGTCGTATCATTTCTAGACTGTGGATCAGAAGAAGTGAAAAAAAGCTCTCTTCTCCAGTAAATATTTCTTCACTAGATCATAAGGAAAGTACGTTACTTAACCAAAATCTTCTGGAATTCTCTACAAGAACCGCAAGGGAAATCATGATTCCACGTACAGAAATGATATGCCTCAATACCGAATGGAGTGTTCATGAAAATTTGAAGCTTGCAAGTATAGAGATGCGCACTCGCTATCCCGTGTGTCATGGAGATAAGGATCATATCATTGGATTCGTTCATATCAAAGATTTATTTATGTCAGGAATGGAGGATTATATAAGGGCAATTAGGCCTGTTCTCAGTATCCCTGAATCCACTTCGATTGATCTTTTACTGAAACAAATGAAGGAATCAAAGACGCAAATTTCCATTGTGATTGACGAGTATGGCGGAACATCAGGGCTCGTGACCTTAGAAGATATCGTTGAAGAAATTGTTGGTGAAATTCAGGATGAGTTTGATAATGAACGGCCGCTTGTGGAATATCTGGGAGATGGCGTCTATTCGATTGATGGATTGATGTTAATTGAAGATGTAAACCAGCATTTTGAACTGTGTCTTGATGACAATCAATATGATACGATTGGGGGCTGGCTGTTTTCTGAATTAAGATCTTCCGCTCCGCAAAAAGGAGAATATATTATCAAAGCGGGCTTTAAGTATGTTATCGAAGAAATCGAACATCTGCGAATTTCCAGAATACTTTTGTCCCCTCAGCAGGCTGCAAGTGAGCAAACGGGTACGTAA
- the gerQ gene encoding spore coat protein GerQ: MMFNQPYQPVTYKIGNGGPGYDPRNMGMPSMPMMPMMPNTTVVPPEVSSGSVMTPGGAVIQQNLPFAEQSFIENILRLNLGKIGTFYATYEGNREWNAKIFKGVLEAAGRDHIIISDPNTGQRTIILMVNFDYATFDEPLNYEYPYAPPSARR; encoded by the coding sequence ATTATGTTCAACCAGCCTTACCAGCCCGTCACTTATAAGATTGGAAATGGAGGACCTGGATACGATCCGAGGAATATGGGAATGCCTTCGATGCCAATGATGCCTATGATGCCAAACACAACCGTTGTTCCTCCAGAAGTAAGCAGTGGAAGTGTGATGACGCCAGGGGGAGCAGTGATTCAGCAGAATCTCCCTTTTGCAGAACAATCTTTTATCGAGAATATTCTTAGGTTGAATCTAGGAAAGATAGGGACTTTCTACGCTACTTATGAAGGGAACCGGGAGTGGAATGCAAAGATCTTTAAAGGAGTTCTAGAAGCAGCAGGACGTGATCATATTATCATAAGTGACCCAAACACAGGCCAACGCACAATCATTTTAATGGTGAACTTTGATTACGCTACGTTTGATGAACCGTTGAATTATGAATATCCATACGCGCCGCCTAGTGCTCGGCGGTAA
- a CDS encoding cell wall hydrolase has protein sequence MAVIKANSEDVRLLARLMRAEAEEDGDTGMLLVGNVGVNRVLGGCLDFRNIRSVSDMVFQNPGGFEATQKGYFYQAARESEIRLAQRVINGEKIWPASNALWFFRPSGDCPPTWYNQANTGRYRAHCFFSPSVEDCPAVY, from the coding sequence TTGGCAGTGATTAAAGCGAATTCCGAAGATGTGAGATTACTGGCGAGACTTATGCGTGCGGAAGCGGAAGAAGACGGGGATACAGGGATGCTTCTTGTAGGAAATGTTGGGGTCAATCGAGTTCTCGGAGGATGTTTGGATTTTCGTAATATCCGTTCTGTGAGTGATATGGTATTCCAGAATCCGGGAGGATTTGAAGCAACCCAAAAGGGCTATTTCTATCAGGCAGCACGGGAATCAGAGATCAGGCTCGCTCAGCGGGTTATTAACGGGGAAAAAATATGGCCGGCAAGTAACGCACTCTGGTTCTTTAGACCATCTGGGGATTGTCCGCCGACTTGGTACAATCAAGCAAATACAGGGAGATACCGAGCACATTGTTTCTTTAGTCCTTCAGTAGAGGATTGTCCTGCTGTTTATTAG
- a CDS encoding SDR family NAD(P)-dependent oxidoreductase yields MRFENTVVIVTGAGSGIGKEVAGAYAMQGAKVVLADRHEEKGAAAAASLRQDGYEAMFVHCDVRSEEAILTLMEAAVTEYGQIDVLINNAGYGIWKSPYELTVDEWDDVMNTNVRSCFLGTRIAAKYMKNNKNGGSVVNISSTRATMSEPNSEAYAASKGAIISLSHAMALSLSSEHIRVNSISPGWIETGEYEQLRPEDHSQHPSGRVGKPSDIARACLYLTDPENDFITAENLVVDGGMSRKMIYQP; encoded by the coding sequence ATGAGATTTGAAAATACGGTAGTCATCGTAACGGGAGCCGGCAGCGGGATCGGTAAAGAAGTGGCAGGTGCTTATGCCATGCAAGGAGCAAAGGTCGTTCTTGCGGATCGCCATGAGGAGAAGGGAGCAGCGGCGGCTGCGTCGCTGCGTCAAGATGGATACGAAGCGATGTTTGTCCACTGTGACGTTAGGTCAGAAGAAGCAATTCTAACACTCATGGAAGCTGCGGTAACTGAATATGGACAGATTGATGTTCTAATTAATAATGCAGGATATGGGATTTGGAAATCACCTTATGAACTCACTGTAGATGAATGGGATGATGTGATGAACACAAATGTCCGCAGCTGTTTTCTTGGGACAAGGATCGCTGCCAAATACATGAAAAACAACAAAAATGGCGGCTCTGTAGTCAATATTTCTTCTACTCGGGCTACCATGTCAGAGCCAAATTCAGAAGCTTATGCTGCTTCTAAAGGAGCTATTATTTCGCTTAGCCATGCGATGGCTTTATCCTTGTCATCTGAACACATCCGGGTCAATAGTATCAGTCCGGGATGGATTGAGACTGGTGAATATGAACAATTGCGCCCAGAGGACCATTCGCAGCATCCAAGCGGAAGAGTGGGGAAACCATCGGATATCGCGCGTGCCTGCTTATACTTGACCGACCCTGAGAACGATTTTATTACAGCAGAGAATCTAGTTGTTGATGGTGGAATGTCACGAAAAATGATATATCAGCCCTAG
- a CDS encoding DUF2500 domain-containing protein: MGFESFWMFDFFGTVFPVVFVVILGIIAISIGKEALQWGKNKKQPVLTVHSRITGRRISVQQQTNQSEGNHTRTMYYVTFEVESGDRLEFKVAGKEYGLCSEGDEGRLTFQGTRYIGFERLARVYAEPVHGS, encoded by the coding sequence GTGGGATTTGAATCTTTCTGGATGTTTGATTTTTTCGGAACGGTATTCCCTGTAGTGTTTGTCGTGATTCTCGGTATTATTGCTATTTCCATTGGAAAAGAAGCTCTTCAGTGGGGGAAAAACAAGAAACAGCCTGTCCTCACAGTGCATTCTCGGATTACGGGTAGACGTATTTCTGTTCAGCAGCAGACAAATCAGAGCGAAGGCAACCATACGAGAACCATGTATTATGTCACGTTTGAAGTAGAGAGTGGCGATCGATTGGAGTTTAAAGTCGCCGGTAAAGAGTATGGTCTATGTTCTGAAGGAGATGAGGGAAGACTCACTTTTCAAGGAACGCGTTACATAGGCTTTGAACGTCTTGCTAGAGTATATGCCGAGCCGGTTCACGGGTCTTAG
- a CDS encoding WD40/YVTN/BNR-like repeat-containing protein produces the protein MRRAIVWSLACMLVLLLAACSSKESEQVQPTIKEEPVETGQTLTLVEPEYYEVPDSNKYQIQTRLTDFQLIHGYGGLAWGVTRNELRLYYTRDNGATWVNISPSANVKFSSNPVYGKDIFFLDGEHGWIVRSGTDGTNNVVLRTDDSGESWKIASLEESQTVTALHFNSSKHGYLMTSESVGTVKEQKTLYITTDGGVNWTQTSTNNPIQATDEAIPLQGYAMGMMFTDNGKGFVPVLELGTPKMYVTSDDGETWSMDKSFFNRTSSLHTKCSSFTMGEMESLSVNHHKLYIPLGCSEGDQVKYSGLFTDDSGDTWNHVQFELPAESGTDKRLYPTFVSDHIGWMLQGKTIYQTTDQGKTWSKLAGSKNLSDLLDKYPEVVKMQFVTTKVGWILLENATEKKSILMQTTDGGLNWEVL, from the coding sequence ATGCGTAGAGCAATCGTATGGTCATTAGCATGTATGCTGGTATTGCTGCTTGCAGCCTGCAGTTCGAAAGAGTCCGAACAAGTGCAGCCGACCATAAAAGAAGAACCTGTAGAGACAGGGCAAACCCTTACATTAGTAGAACCAGAATATTATGAAGTACCGGATAGTAATAAATATCAAATTCAAACAAGATTGACTGATTTTCAACTCATCCATGGTTATGGAGGTCTTGCTTGGGGCGTTACTCGTAATGAATTAAGACTGTATTATACGCGAGATAACGGAGCAACCTGGGTTAATATTTCTCCTTCAGCCAATGTGAAGTTTTCATCTAACCCTGTTTACGGAAAAGATATTTTCTTTTTAGATGGAGAACATGGATGGATCGTTCGTTCGGGAACGGATGGAACCAATAATGTCGTTCTGCGTACGGATGATAGCGGAGAGAGCTGGAAGATCGCTTCACTTGAAGAATCGCAAACCGTAACAGCCCTTCATTTCAATTCTAGTAAACACGGTTATCTCATGACGAGTGAGAGTGTGGGGACAGTAAAAGAACAAAAAACATTATATATTACGACCGATGGCGGAGTTAACTGGACCCAAACATCAACGAATAATCCAATTCAGGCTACAGATGAAGCGATTCCACTACAAGGTTATGCGATGGGCATGATGTTTACAGACAACGGGAAAGGTTTTGTACCTGTTCTAGAGCTGGGAACACCAAAAATGTACGTAACTAGCGATGACGGTGAGACTTGGAGCATGGACAAGTCATTTTTTAATCGTACTTCATCACTTCATACGAAATGCTCTTCGTTTACAATGGGAGAAATGGAGTCATTAAGCGTTAATCATCATAAACTTTACATACCGCTAGGATGTTCTGAAGGAGACCAAGTTAAGTACAGCGGATTATTCACAGATGATAGCGGCGATACATGGAATCATGTCCAATTTGAGCTGCCGGCAGAAAGCGGGACAGATAAACGGCTGTATCCTACTTTTGTCTCTGATCATATAGGGTGGATGTTACAAGGAAAAACAATATACCAGACAACTGATCAAGGGAAAACTTGGTCTAAACTTGCAGGCAGCAAGAATCTGTCTGATTTATTGGATAAGTACCCTGAGGTTGTGAAAATGCAGTTCGTTACGACAAAAGTCGGATGGATCTTACTTGAAAATGCAACGGAGAAGAAATCAATATTGATGCAAACGACGGATGGCGGGCTGAACTGGGAAGTGTTATAA
- a CDS encoding amino acid permease, producing the protein MDLLRKKHFDPNQKTDNNLKKSLGPFDLTVLGIGAIIGTGVFVVTGTAAADNAGPALVISFVVAALVCILAALCYSELASTVTISGSAYAYSYAAFGEVFGWLMGWALVLEYGLAAASVASGWSAYVQGLLAGFNIHLPAALSGAFNAASGQIVDLPAVIIILLICLLLTRGAKETARFNAFMVFVKIAVILIFVIVGAFYVKPDNWTPFIPFGYSGILSGAALVFFAYIGFDAVATAAEEVKNPQRDLPIGIIASLLVCTLLYVIVVVVLTGMVPYTELSVADPVAFALRFVQQDFAAGLISLGAIAGITTVLLVLLFSQTRLLFAISRDGLLPRFLSKVDEKRQTPVRSTWMVGLVIALLCGFLPLDKLASLTNMGALFAFAIVSLGVIGLRKARPDLKRGFTVPWVPFLPLLSAGCCFLLMFQLDIWTWMGFILWMIVGLLIYLFYGYSHSELGKSNPK; encoded by the coding sequence ATGGATTTATTACGTAAGAAACATTTTGACCCCAATCAAAAAACGGATAACAATCTAAAGAAATCGCTGGGCCCTTTTGATCTGACCGTCCTTGGAATAGGGGCGATTATCGGAACGGGTGTCTTTGTCGTTACGGGAACTGCTGCCGCAGATAATGCCGGTCCAGCACTCGTTATTTCATTTGTTGTTGCTGCCCTGGTATGTATTCTTGCAGCACTTTGTTATTCTGAACTAGCTTCCACGGTAACGATATCCGGCAGTGCCTATGCATACAGTTACGCCGCTTTTGGTGAAGTGTTCGGCTGGTTAATGGGTTGGGCTCTTGTACTCGAGTACGGCTTAGCTGCCGCTTCTGTTGCGAGTGGGTGGTCTGCCTATGTGCAAGGACTATTAGCTGGTTTTAATATCCATTTGCCTGCTGCATTGTCTGGAGCATTTAATGCAGCCTCAGGACAAATTGTGGATTTACCGGCCGTTATTATTATCTTGCTGATTTGTTTGCTATTAACAAGAGGCGCGAAAGAAACGGCTAGATTTAATGCGTTTATGGTGTTTGTTAAAATAGCTGTCATTCTCATCTTTGTCATCGTTGGAGCTTTTTACGTGAAACCGGATAACTGGACACCGTTTATTCCATTCGGATATTCAGGGATTCTGAGCGGTGCTGCGTTAGTGTTTTTTGCCTATATTGGTTTCGATGCTGTAGCAACCGCGGCGGAAGAAGTTAAGAACCCACAGCGAGATCTGCCGATCGGTATTATTGCTTCACTATTAGTGTGTACGTTACTCTATGTAATTGTTGTTGTAGTCCTTACAGGCATGGTACCTTATACAGAACTTAGTGTAGCTGATCCGGTAGCCTTTGCACTTCGGTTCGTTCAGCAAGATTTTGCAGCAGGACTCATATCGCTAGGGGCGATTGCTGGAATAACAACCGTTTTACTTGTACTGTTATTCAGTCAAACAAGACTCTTATTCGCCATTTCTCGTGATGGACTGCTTCCTAGATTTTTATCCAAAGTAGATGAAAAGAGACAGACTCCTGTTCGAAGTACTTGGATGGTTGGACTTGTTATTGCCTTGTTATGCGGATTCCTTCCACTTGATAAACTGGCAAGTCTGACAAATATGGGCGCATTATTCGCTTTTGCTATCGTATCTTTAGGTGTAATTGGATTGCGTAAAGCAAGACCGGACCTTAAGCGAGGCTTTACGGTTCCGTGGGTACCATTTCTTCCTTTGTTAAGTGCTGGTTGTTGTTTCCTGCTCATGTTCCAATTAGACATTTGGACCTGGATGGGATTCATCCTTTGGATGATTGTAGGACTTCTTATTTATTTATTCTACGGATACTCGCATAGTGAACTTGGTAAAAGTAATCCTAAATAA
- a CDS encoding DMT family transporter, whose amino-acid sequence MENTTHAKRNSSSTGFWLVALGAALWGISPLFRINLLEHLTSMQVVLVEHLLVCLVAGPILWRNRHELKHLKLKHYLAMLFISWGGSALASVIFTMALTNGDLNAVILLQKMQPIFAILLAKLILKETLPQKFGALFTIAIIGTYLLTFGFHLPFGEGTQWLKIGSILSLLAAALWGGSTVMGRLLLGQIQYSTVTSIRYVFAIPLLVGMTWIEGGVTNLPQAGPALTSIIINLLAQALLPGLLSLLLYYKGLSSTKASMATLAELSFPMTGIIVNWLAFGEMITLAQLVGFIFIWSVLFILTRQQQTNQNQLSIN is encoded by the coding sequence ATGGAAAACACTACCCACGCAAAAAGAAATTCGAGTTCGACTGGTTTTTGGCTGGTTGCCCTTGGGGCAGCTTTATGGGGAATAAGTCCCCTGTTTCGTATCAACTTGTTAGAACATCTGACTTCCATGCAAGTTGTTCTCGTAGAACATTTACTTGTATGTCTTGTCGCAGGTCCGATTCTGTGGAGGAATCGTCATGAATTGAAACATTTGAAGCTGAAGCACTACCTTGCCATGTTATTTATTTCATGGGGCGGATCTGCACTTGCGTCTGTTATCTTCACGATGGCACTGACAAACGGTGACTTAAATGCAGTCATCTTACTGCAGAAAATGCAGCCTATCTTTGCTATTCTTTTAGCTAAATTAATTCTAAAAGAAACATTGCCACAAAAGTTTGGCGCTCTGTTTACCATAGCGATCATCGGTACGTATCTACTTACCTTTGGATTTCACTTACCCTTTGGCGAAGGAACCCAGTGGCTCAAAATTGGCAGCATCTTGTCCCTTTTAGCAGCTGCTCTATGGGGCGGTTCTACAGTGATGGGCCGTCTGCTCCTTGGTCAAATTCAGTATAGTACTGTTACTTCAATCCGGTATGTATTCGCCATCCCTTTGCTTGTTGGAATGACATGGATTGAAGGTGGAGTAACCAACCTCCCGCAAGCGGGTCCTGCACTTACCAGTATCATTATAAATCTTCTTGCGCAAGCCTTACTGCCAGGACTACTGAGTCTGCTTCTGTACTATAAAGGCTTATCTTCAACAAAAGCATCTATGGCTACACTCGCTGAACTGAGTTTTCCGATGACTGGTATTATTGTAAACTGGCTTGCTTTTGGTGAAATGATTACACTGGCTCAGCTCGTAGGCTTTATCTTCATATGGTCCGTTCTGTTTATTCTAACGCGTCAGCAACAGACGAATCAGAACCAGCTTTCTATAAACTAA
- a CDS encoding amidase — MKNQYTSYDAVGLAALIRDREASPAELVRAAIEQVEKQNSKVNAVVHTRYEQALIEAEQVSIMEQPFAGVPILLKDISQAIAGEPLTSGSKLFTQHKPLYDSHFVAKLRKAGFIPIGHTNTPEFGLKNITEPKLHGPARNPWNTMHSPGGSSGGSAAAVASGMVPIAGASDGGGSIRIPASFSGLFGLKPTRGRTPVGPGVGRQWQGASIDFALSKTVKDSAALLDVLQVIQNEAAFQVPLYPGRYLEDMYAPLKRKYRIAYTTTSPVCTPVSEDAIEAVHKLVRFLESEGHVVEEKLSPVNGVRLMENYYMMNSGEMAAMVLGMERGLGRSITAEDIEIEGWVLLEAGRKLSAAEFVHSLAEWDVAAAQMGTIYDRYDFYITPTNAYPAPLVGELTPGPEKIEHLLSVSDLPKAKQQELIYEMFLPSLTYTPFTQLANLTGNPAMSLPIHLTESGLPIGVQVMAAKGHENELFTLASLLESSSLWVDLMDNPMLKNE, encoded by the coding sequence ATGAAAAACCAGTACACTTCCTATGATGCCGTAGGACTTGCTGCGCTCATCAGAGACCGGGAAGCTTCACCTGCCGAGTTAGTTCGAGCTGCAATAGAACAAGTTGAAAAACAAAATTCAAAAGTAAATGCTGTAGTACATACAAGATATGAACAAGCCCTGATTGAAGCTGAACAGGTGAGCATTATGGAGCAGCCTTTTGCAGGTGTACCTATTTTGTTAAAAGATATTTCCCAAGCCATCGCGGGTGAACCGCTCACCTCTGGCTCTAAGCTGTTTACACAGCATAAACCTTTATATGATTCTCATTTCGTTGCCAAGTTAAGAAAAGCCGGCTTTATTCCGATCGGTCATACCAATACACCGGAATTCGGCCTCAAAAATATTACGGAACCAAAGCTGCACGGACCTGCTCGGAATCCATGGAACACCATGCACTCCCCTGGCGGTTCCAGCGGAGGTTCCGCAGCAGCCGTTGCGTCTGGAATGGTTCCAATCGCAGGAGCAAGTGATGGCGGAGGATCCATTCGTATCCCTGCATCCTTCAGCGGACTCTTCGGACTTAAACCAACCCGAGGACGTACACCGGTTGGCCCTGGCGTGGGTAGACAATGGCAAGGGGCCTCCATCGATTTTGCACTATCCAAGACGGTTAAAGACAGTGCTGCTCTTCTCGATGTACTCCAAGTTATTCAGAATGAAGCTGCTTTTCAAGTTCCGCTATATCCTGGGCGTTATCTCGAAGATATGTATGCGCCGCTTAAACGTAAATACCGTATTGCATATACCACTACCTCACCTGTATGTACACCTGTGAGTGAAGATGCTATAGAAGCGGTACATAAACTGGTTCGCTTTCTAGAATCTGAAGGACATGTTGTGGAAGAAAAACTGAGCCCTGTAAATGGGGTCCGTCTGATGGAGAACTATTACATGATGAACAGCGGTGAAATGGCTGCTATGGTTCTTGGCATGGAACGCGGACTTGGCAGATCCATTACTGCGGAAGATATCGAAATCGAAGGATGGGTTCTGCTTGAAGCAGGCCGTAAGTTATCTGCTGCCGAATTTGTCCACAGTTTAGCGGAATGGGATGTCGCAGCTGCTCAGATGGGTACGATTTATGATCGTTATGATTTTTACATTACACCAACCAATGCCTATCCGGCACCGCTTGTGGGAGAACTTACGCCTGGACCAGAAAAGATCGAGCACTTGCTTTCCGTGAGCGATTTACCAAAGGCTAAACAACAGGAACTTATCTATGAAATGTTCCTTCCAAGCTTGACCTATACCCCGTTTACACAGTTAGCTAATCTTACAGGCAATCCAGCGATGAGTCTTCCTATTCATCTAACAGAGTCAGGACTTCCCATCGGCGTACAAGTGATGGCCGCAAAGGGGCATGAGAATGAGTTATTCACCTTAGCTTCCTTACTCGAAAGTTCATCGCTTTGGGTAGATCTCATGGACAATCCCATGTTAAAAAATGAATAG
- a CDS encoding 4'-phosphopantetheinyl transferase family protein: MDIWSVHLRPILDSGIDWMRIIPLMNSQLQAKIQKFRQPEDQLRTLCGELLLQRYALERWRIPPSGLVKKYNAYGKPELAEYPSCHYNISHSGDWVVAAFDYNPVGIDIETAANPIEISIAERFFSPTEVSLLQEQNEEQQQSLFYSLWTLKESYIKAEGSGLSIPLDSFSFEFREQNQEHNNEESNNVELYRSDTLDTSWYFKQYRIDPGYALAVCGREPDFPKQVEAVRWDTLISII, from the coding sequence ATGGATATCTGGTCAGTGCATCTCCGTCCAATATTAGATTCGGGTATAGACTGGATGCGAATCATACCCTTAATGAACTCTCAGCTGCAAGCTAAGATTCAGAAGTTTCGTCAGCCTGAAGATCAGCTGCGCACCCTTTGCGGTGAACTTCTTCTGCAAAGATATGCTTTAGAGCGGTGGAGAATCCCCCCCTCTGGGCTTGTTAAGAAATATAATGCTTATGGTAAACCGGAACTTGCAGAATATCCTTCATGTCACTATAATATTTCTCATTCTGGAGATTGGGTCGTAGCCGCTTTTGATTATAATCCGGTTGGGATCGATATTGAGACGGCCGCTAATCCCATAGAGATCTCTATTGCCGAGCGCTTCTTTTCACCTACTGAAGTCAGCCTGCTTCAAGAACAAAACGAGGAACAACAGCAATCTCTTTTTTACAGTCTTTGGACGCTGAAGGAAAGTTATATAAAAGCAGAAGGTTCGGGCCTCTCGATCCCACTTGACTCTTTTTCGTTTGAATTCAGGGAGCAAAATCAAGAACATAATAACGAAGAGAGTAATAACGTAGAGTTGTATCGTTCGGATACACTAGATACCAGCTGGTATTTTAAGCAATATAGGATTGATCCGGGGTATGCTCTTGCGGTATGTGGGCGAGAGCCAGACTTTCCTAAACAAGTTGAAGCCGTTCGTTGGGATACACTGATTTCAATTATCTGA
- a CDS encoding TolB-like translocation protein, protein MKKIFKIMLAFTFVSPVFQFNQHFSNEAKAQMVTDDSTSYFITKEKPSKKETKNKIVFEQDNVSVIATKKKSANPPSDTLIDSVEIINGTQNYTINFTDEFDTINSISISPTNKFLALQAGSLGYNSLYVVNLKNGSYKLINSIVKSSKPVETVTAYKWSPNGQKFAFSYGDPSLSRIAVYNVFYNTFTYVPRETKTMSTAFILWDKNGSFIDYASEYPSDEFKLYRYSFDTKNNKVIKKLAAKELAQMNTLN, encoded by the coding sequence ATGAAAAAAATATTCAAAATAATGTTAGCTTTCACATTCGTTTCTCCTGTTTTTCAATTCAATCAACACTTTAGTAATGAAGCTAAAGCACAAATGGTAACAGATGATAGCACTTCATATTTCATAACGAAAGAAAAGCCTAGCAAAAAAGAAACAAAAAACAAGATTGTATTTGAGCAGGATAACGTAAGTGTAATAGCTACTAAGAAGAAGTCGGCTAATCCTCCATCTGACACTCTGATAGATTCTGTAGAGATCATAAATGGGACTCAAAACTATACTATAAATTTCACAGATGAGTTTGATACCATTAATTCAATTTCCATATCCCCAACCAATAAATTTCTTGCGCTGCAAGCAGGGAGTCTCGGCTACAACAGTTTATATGTCGTGAATCTCAAAAATGGCTCTTACAAACTGATTAATAGTATTGTGAAAAGTTCGAAACCAGTTGAAACCGTGACTGCTTATAAGTGGTCTCCTAATGGTCAAAAATTTGCCTTTTCTTATGGAGATCCTTCATTAAGTAGAATCGCAGTCTATAATGTGTTCTATAATACCTTCACCTACGTACCAAGAGAAACAAAAACGATGTCTACTGCATTTATACTTTGGGACAAAAACGGATCATTCATTGATTATGCAAGTGAATATCCTTCTGACGAATTCAAGTTATATAGATATTCTTTTGACACAAAGAATAATAAAGTGATAAAAAAACTAGCTGCTAAAGAACTCGCACAGATGAATACATTAAATTAA